The following coding sequences are from one Gossypium hirsutum isolate 1008001.06 chromosome A12, Gossypium_hirsutum_v2.1, whole genome shotgun sequence window:
- the LOC107928689 gene encoding cysteine-rich receptor-like protein kinase 2 isoform X1, translating to MTDNCRVACLCFEMTQYEHDTLPYFLITYSIQSSFPGVKGDPRAKTVNISCGHQLEHNGTIYVSNFVATMENISEQMRDSGFGTAVTGSGLDTNYGLAQCYGDLSSLDCVLCYAEARTVLPQCYPFNGGRIFLDGCFMRAENYSFFEEHTGPDDRAVCGNTSRKGLNFQESARQAVSHAVAAALGNEGYAKAQVAVSGTNESAYVLANCWRTLNNTSCKTCLENASASVLGCLPWSEGRALNTGCFIRYSDTDFLNKEPGNGISRGTVIIIVVSIVSSLIVLAIGVAIGVYIWKYRYIQKKRRGSNDSEKFVKLLHDSNLNFKYSTLDRATGSFNDANKLGQGGFGTVYKGVLPDGREIAVKRLFFNNRHRAADFYNEVKLISSVEHKNLVRLLGCSCSGPESLLVYEFLPNKSLDRFIFDPSRGKLLDWEKRYVVIIGTVEGLVYLHENSEAKIIHRDIKASNILLDSKLRAKIADFGLARSFQEDQSHISTAIAGTLGYMAPEYLAHGQLTEKADVYSFGVLLLEIVTGKQNNKSKATEYSDSIVTVTWRHFQLGTVEEIYDPNLMLHNDNNGSNVRNEIFRAVQIGLLCTQEIPSLRPSMSKVLHLLTKKDEDLPAPTNPPFLDEKMEFNETSDNECYPLNRADNDSIATVTHSSFYGR from the exons ATGACAGACAACTGCCGAGTAGCTTGTCTCTGTTTCGAGATGACCCAATATGAACACGATACCTTGccatattttttaattacttattcaattcaatctagtTTTCCAG GAGTGAAAGGAGATCCAAGAGCCAAAACAGTGAATATTTCATGTGGCCACCAACTTGAGCACAACGGGACCATCTATGTTTCTAACTTTGTTGCTACAATGGAGAATATCAGTGAACAGATGCGTGATTCAGGCTTTGGGACAGCAGTTACAGGTTCTGGGCTTGATACGAACTATGGTCTTGCTCAGTGTTATGGGGATCTATCGTCGCTTGACTGCGTATTGTGCTATGCCGAGGCACGTACAGTTCTTCCTCAATGCTATCCGTTCAACGGGGGTCGCATTTTTCTCGACGGATGCTTCATGAGAGCCGAGAATTATAGCTTCTTTGAGGAGCACACAGGACCAGACGACAGGGCAGTGTGCGGGAATACAAGCCGCAAAGGGTTGAATTTTCAAGAATCAGCACGGCAGGCAGTGTCGCATGCAGTTGCTGCTGCATTGGGAAATGAAGGGTATGCTAAGGCTCAGGTGGCAGTTTCGGGCACAAATGAGTCGGCTTATGTTTTGGCTAATTGCTGGAGGACATTAAACAATACTTCTTGTAAAACATGTCTAGAGAATGCATCAGCATCGGTACTAGGGTGCTTGCCTTGGTCGGAGGGACGCGCACTCAACACTGGCTGCTTCATCAGGTACTCTGATACAGATTTCCTCAATAAAGAACCCGGAAATGGAATATCAAGAG GAACCGTTATAATCATAGTAGTTTCTATCGTCAGTTCCCTGATTGTTTTGGCGATCGGAGTTGCTATTGGAGTCTATATCTGGAAGTACAGATACATACAAAAGAAAAGACGAG GTTCAAATGATTCAGAAAAATTTGTGAAACTCCTTCATGATAGCAACTTAAACTTCAAGTACTCTACACTCGATCGTGCTACGGGATCTTTCAATGATGCCAACAAGCTTGGGCAAGGAGGATTCGGGACGGTTTATAAG GGAGTTCTACCTGATGGAAGAGAGATTGCTGTCAAAAGGTTGTTCTTTAACAATCGACATAGGGCAGCCGATTTCTACAATGAAGTCAAACTTATAAGCAGTGTGGAGCATAAAAACCTGGTCAGATTGTTGGGATGTAGTTGTTCGGGACCTGAAAGTCTTCTCGTCTATGAGTTCCTCCCAAACAAGAGCTTGGATCGCTTCATCTTTG ATCCCAGCAGAGGCAAATTACTTGATTGGGAGAAGAGATACGTAGTTATTATTGGAACTGTAGAAGGTTTAGTTTATCTTCATGAGAACTCCGAGGCCAAAATTATTCACAGAGATATAAAAGCTAGCAATATCTTGTTGGATTCGAAGCTGCGAGCTAAAATTGCCGACTTCGGGTTGGCAAGGTCTTTCCAGGAAGATCAGAGTCACATCAGCACTGCCATTGCCGGGACCCT aGGATATATGGCTCCGGAGTACCTAGCCCATGGCCAGTTAACCGAGAAAGCAGATGTCTATAGTTTCGGGGTGCTTTTACTCGAAATAGTTACAGGGAAGCAAAACAACAAGAGCAAAGCAACAGAATATTCAGACAGCATAGTAACAGTT ACTTGGAGACATTTTCAGTTAGGGACTGTGGAGGAGATTTATGACCCAAATCTAATGTTACACAATGACAACAATGGCAGCAACGTTAGGAATGAAATTTTCAGAGCGGTACAAATTGGACTTCTTTGCACCCAAGAGATCCCGTCACTAAGACCATCAATGTCGAAGGTACTACACTTGCTAACAAAGAAAGATGAAGACCTCCCTGCACCTACTAATCCACCTTTTTTGGATGAAAAGATGGAATTCAATGAGACAAGTGACAACGAATGCTATCCCCTCAACCGAGCTGATAATGATTCAATTGCCACTGTCACCCACAGTTCCTTCTACGGAAGATGA
- the LOC107928689 gene encoding cysteine-rich receptor-like protein kinase 2 isoform X3: MENISEQMRDSGFGTAVTGSGLDTNYGLAQCYGDLSSLDCVLCYAEARTVLPQCYPFNGGRIFLDGCFMRAENYSFFEEHTGPDDRAVCGNTSRKGLNFQESARQAVSHAVAAALGNEGYAKAQVAVSGTNESAYVLANCWRTLNNTSCKTCLENASASVLGCLPWSEGRALNTGCFIRYSDTDFLNKEPGNGISRGTVIIIVVSIVSSLIVLAIGVAIGVYIWKYRYIQKKRRGSNDSEKFVKLLHDSNLNFKYSTLDRATGSFNDANKLGQGGFGTVYKGVLPDGREIAVKRLFFNNRHRAADFYNEVKLISSVEHKNLVRLLGCSCSGPESLLVYEFLPNKSLDRFIFDPSRGKLLDWEKRYVVIIGTVEGLVYLHENSEAKIIHRDIKASNILLDSKLRAKIADFGLARSFQEDQSHISTAIAGTLGYMAPEYLAHGQLTEKADVYSFGVLLLEIVTGKQNNKSKATEYSDSIVTVTWRHFQLGTVEEIYDPNLMLHNDNNGSNVRNEIFRAVQIGLLCTQEIPSLRPSMSKVLHLLTKKDEDLPAPTNPPFLDEKMEFNETSDNECYPLNRADNDSIATVTHSSFYGR, from the exons ATGGAGAATATCAGTGAACAGATGCGTGATTCAGGCTTTGGGACAGCAGTTACAGGTTCTGGGCTTGATACGAACTATGGTCTTGCTCAGTGTTATGGGGATCTATCGTCGCTTGACTGCGTATTGTGCTATGCCGAGGCACGTACAGTTCTTCCTCAATGCTATCCGTTCAACGGGGGTCGCATTTTTCTCGACGGATGCTTCATGAGAGCCGAGAATTATAGCTTCTTTGAGGAGCACACAGGACCAGACGACAGGGCAGTGTGCGGGAATACAAGCCGCAAAGGGTTGAATTTTCAAGAATCAGCACGGCAGGCAGTGTCGCATGCAGTTGCTGCTGCATTGGGAAATGAAGGGTATGCTAAGGCTCAGGTGGCAGTTTCGGGCACAAATGAGTCGGCTTATGTTTTGGCTAATTGCTGGAGGACATTAAACAATACTTCTTGTAAAACATGTCTAGAGAATGCATCAGCATCGGTACTAGGGTGCTTGCCTTGGTCGGAGGGACGCGCACTCAACACTGGCTGCTTCATCAGGTACTCTGATACAGATTTCCTCAATAAAGAACCCGGAAATGGAATATCAAGAG GAACCGTTATAATCATAGTAGTTTCTATCGTCAGTTCCCTGATTGTTTTGGCGATCGGAGTTGCTATTGGAGTCTATATCTGGAAGTACAGATACATACAAAAGAAAAGACGAG GTTCAAATGATTCAGAAAAATTTGTGAAACTCCTTCATGATAGCAACTTAAACTTCAAGTACTCTACACTCGATCGTGCTACGGGATCTTTCAATGATGCCAACAAGCTTGGGCAAGGAGGATTCGGGACGGTTTATAAG GGAGTTCTACCTGATGGAAGAGAGATTGCTGTCAAAAGGTTGTTCTTTAACAATCGACATAGGGCAGCCGATTTCTACAATGAAGTCAAACTTATAAGCAGTGTGGAGCATAAAAACCTGGTCAGATTGTTGGGATGTAGTTGTTCGGGACCTGAAAGTCTTCTCGTCTATGAGTTCCTCCCAAACAAGAGCTTGGATCGCTTCATCTTTG ATCCCAGCAGAGGCAAATTACTTGATTGGGAGAAGAGATACGTAGTTATTATTGGAACTGTAGAAGGTTTAGTTTATCTTCATGAGAACTCCGAGGCCAAAATTATTCACAGAGATATAAAAGCTAGCAATATCTTGTTGGATTCGAAGCTGCGAGCTAAAATTGCCGACTTCGGGTTGGCAAGGTCTTTCCAGGAAGATCAGAGTCACATCAGCACTGCCATTGCCGGGACCCT aGGATATATGGCTCCGGAGTACCTAGCCCATGGCCAGTTAACCGAGAAAGCAGATGTCTATAGTTTCGGGGTGCTTTTACTCGAAATAGTTACAGGGAAGCAAAACAACAAGAGCAAAGCAACAGAATATTCAGACAGCATAGTAACAGTT ACTTGGAGACATTTTCAGTTAGGGACTGTGGAGGAGATTTATGACCCAAATCTAATGTTACACAATGACAACAATGGCAGCAACGTTAGGAATGAAATTTTCAGAGCGGTACAAATTGGACTTCTTTGCACCCAAGAGATCCCGTCACTAAGACCATCAATGTCGAAGGTACTACACTTGCTAACAAAGAAAGATGAAGACCTCCCTGCACCTACTAATCCACCTTTTTTGGATGAAAAGATGGAATTCAATGAGACAAGTGACAACGAATGCTATCCCCTCAACCGAGCTGATAATGATTCAATTGCCACTGTCACCCACAGTTCCTTCTACGGAAGATGA
- the LOC107928689 gene encoding cysteine-rich receptor-like protein kinase 2 isoform X2 — protein sequence MDKPVQVVGSGYIFLVLMGFLALLEGVKGDPRAKTVNISCGHQLEHNGTIYVSNFVATMENISEQMRDSGFGTAVTGSGLDTNYGLAQCYGDLSSLDCVLCYAEARTVLPQCYPFNGGRIFLDGCFMRAENYSFFEEHTGPDDRAVCGNTSRKGLNFQESARQAVSHAVAAALGNEGYAKAQVAVSGTNESAYVLANCWRTLNNTSCKTCLENASASVLGCLPWSEGRALNTGCFIRYSDTDFLNKEPGNGISRGTVIIIVVSIVSSLIVLAIGVAIGVYIWKYRYIQKKRRGSNDSEKFVKLLHDSNLNFKYSTLDRATGSFNDANKLGQGGFGTVYKGVLPDGREIAVKRLFFNNRHRAADFYNEVKLISSVEHKNLVRLLGCSCSGPESLLVYEFLPNKSLDRFIFDPSRGKLLDWEKRYVVIIGTVEGLVYLHENSEAKIIHRDIKASNILLDSKLRAKIADFGLARSFQEDQSHISTAIAGTLGYMAPEYLAHGQLTEKADVYSFGVLLLEIVTGKQNNKSKATEYSDSIVTVTWRHFQLGTVEEIYDPNLMLHNDNNGSNVRNEIFRAVQIGLLCTQEIPSLRPSMSKVLHLLTKKDEDLPAPTNPPFLDEKMEFNETSDNECYPLNRADNDSIATVTHSSFYGR from the exons ATGGATAAACCAGTTCAGGTAGTCGGTTCTGGATATATTTTCTTGGTTCTTATGGGGTTTCTGGCATTACTTGAAGGAGTGAAAGGAGATCCAAGAGCCAAAACAGTGAATATTTCATGTGGCCACCAACTTGAGCACAACGGGACCATCTATGTTTCTAACTTTGTTGCTACAATGGAGAATATCAGTGAACAGATGCGTGATTCAGGCTTTGGGACAGCAGTTACAGGTTCTGGGCTTGATACGAACTATGGTCTTGCTCAGTGTTATGGGGATCTATCGTCGCTTGACTGCGTATTGTGCTATGCCGAGGCACGTACAGTTCTTCCTCAATGCTATCCGTTCAACGGGGGTCGCATTTTTCTCGACGGATGCTTCATGAGAGCCGAGAATTATAGCTTCTTTGAGGAGCACACAGGACCAGACGACAGGGCAGTGTGCGGGAATACAAGCCGCAAAGGGTTGAATTTTCAAGAATCAGCACGGCAGGCAGTGTCGCATGCAGTTGCTGCTGCATTGGGAAATGAAGGGTATGCTAAGGCTCAGGTGGCAGTTTCGGGCACAAATGAGTCGGCTTATGTTTTGGCTAATTGCTGGAGGACATTAAACAATACTTCTTGTAAAACATGTCTAGAGAATGCATCAGCATCGGTACTAGGGTGCTTGCCTTGGTCGGAGGGACGCGCACTCAACACTGGCTGCTTCATCAGGTACTCTGATACAGATTTCCTCAATAAAGAACCCGGAAATGGAATATCAAGAG GAACCGTTATAATCATAGTAGTTTCTATCGTCAGTTCCCTGATTGTTTTGGCGATCGGAGTTGCTATTGGAGTCTATATCTGGAAGTACAGATACATACAAAAGAAAAGACGAG GTTCAAATGATTCAGAAAAATTTGTGAAACTCCTTCATGATAGCAACTTAAACTTCAAGTACTCTACACTCGATCGTGCTACGGGATCTTTCAATGATGCCAACAAGCTTGGGCAAGGAGGATTCGGGACGGTTTATAAG GGAGTTCTACCTGATGGAAGAGAGATTGCTGTCAAAAGGTTGTTCTTTAACAATCGACATAGGGCAGCCGATTTCTACAATGAAGTCAAACTTATAAGCAGTGTGGAGCATAAAAACCTGGTCAGATTGTTGGGATGTAGTTGTTCGGGACCTGAAAGTCTTCTCGTCTATGAGTTCCTCCCAAACAAGAGCTTGGATCGCTTCATCTTTG ATCCCAGCAGAGGCAAATTACTTGATTGGGAGAAGAGATACGTAGTTATTATTGGAACTGTAGAAGGTTTAGTTTATCTTCATGAGAACTCCGAGGCCAAAATTATTCACAGAGATATAAAAGCTAGCAATATCTTGTTGGATTCGAAGCTGCGAGCTAAAATTGCCGACTTCGGGTTGGCAAGGTCTTTCCAGGAAGATCAGAGTCACATCAGCACTGCCATTGCCGGGACCCT aGGATATATGGCTCCGGAGTACCTAGCCCATGGCCAGTTAACCGAGAAAGCAGATGTCTATAGTTTCGGGGTGCTTTTACTCGAAATAGTTACAGGGAAGCAAAACAACAAGAGCAAAGCAACAGAATATTCAGACAGCATAGTAACAGTT ACTTGGAGACATTTTCAGTTAGGGACTGTGGAGGAGATTTATGACCCAAATCTAATGTTACACAATGACAACAATGGCAGCAACGTTAGGAATGAAATTTTCAGAGCGGTACAAATTGGACTTCTTTGCACCCAAGAGATCCCGTCACTAAGACCATCAATGTCGAAGGTACTACACTTGCTAACAAAGAAAGATGAAGACCTCCCTGCACCTACTAATCCACCTTTTTTGGATGAAAAGATGGAATTCAATGAGACAAGTGACAACGAATGCTATCCCCTCAACCGAGCTGATAATGATTCAATTGCCACTGTCACCCACAGTTCCTTCTACGGAAGATGA